Below is a window of Impatiens glandulifera chromosome 2, dImpGla2.1, whole genome shotgun sequence DNA.
CTATGAGGACTCCTGGAATCCACTAGCACTCTGTTAGCCCAGACTCTGGTCCCTTTACGAGAAGTTCTAAAGCCTTTCGTAGCTGTCTTCCATCTTAACTCAGGATTTACAAAATTAGTGAGTTTAACACCAACTGTTCCCAGCATGTTTGAAGTTTGAGTTTCTATTCCATCAACCATCACCCTGTCACGAGCTTTGCAAGGTCCCTTAGAGAGTACTTTAGTCTTCTGACATTTTAAATCAATACATACAGGAGTTCCACAGTTGCAAAAACGAGTCTGCAAGTAGCAAATTTCATTATCATAACctcccaataaaaaaaaaaacaaaattatatgcAATGTATCCAAGCCTTGatccaaaacataataaaacaacgtaaaattcaaaacatattaaGCTGATTCTTCATTGaaacaatttgaaaataaaattgggCCCTAAACTATTGCTTCTTCATTTCCTTCAGATATTCTTATGCAATAATAATATCAACCTCCAAAATATCACTTTCCATGGAAAAGATTACGATTTTAGATTCCAATCTCTATAAATAAACAAGCATGACCATCTGATTATACCTATCTTCATAAACATATATCCAtttgattcaaaataattttagtccATCAAACATGTATTTGAATGTACATGTCACTTCAACAAATACATCTACAGATTGTGCGTATCAGGAAACTATACCAGCTTTCtctaaatcatttatttttaacttgtttcCTGTTCGCAATGCATAAATTCTCAAGTCAATCTCACTAGAAAGTAAAAGAGAGCACAGCATACAAAAGGCCCTAAAATGATTCCGTGATGGAAAATTTTAGTAAACCGTTTACTTCTGAATTCAAAGAAAGGAGGGCAAAAAAGAAGCTGACCACACACACCATGTAATCAAACTCCACATTAAGCTTTTCCTCTGCAAATGGTAGAATAATGCATCATCTGAATATCCTGTTGAAAGCCAAGAATAAAAAACTGGCAAGATTAACAATGGAACCAGTGCATGATGTATCGACAGCTAATATATCTGATgcaaagaagaaaacaaactgcACCATGCCTCCACAAAAAACCTTTTTGTGTAAAGAAAATAGTTAAAAGAGGAGATGTGGGGAAACAAAAATTTCGTTGCTTGAACTTTGAATATTGAGGATAGAAGTAAGTTGGTcgaaaacagaaaaaaaattctttagtttcaaattaaaattatttttgcttTGTACAGATGTTCTCAAATGAGACAGACCCCATCTGCTGCTGGTAACTAAGCAACCATCATCATCCAAACGCCGCTATGAATCATAAAACCAAGAAGAAAACGGTGATGTAACTTTCTTCAGACAAAATTTCCTTTCCCAAAAGGGATCAAAATATCTTGAAGATGATCCAAAAAGATATAAAAGAACTATCAAGAGGAGTTCATGAACAAGCCTCAAGGACTATGTTGCTTCAGGGCAAAAAATCGGTGAGGAATCAGTCAGGATCTGTAAAGTTTGCCATCCATTCAGAAAAGAAAAAGGCAGGATTTAATGATTATTCATTCAACAGAAGAAATTTTCGATATTTTCAAGTGGGTTTTCATCAGAGCGTCCGAGGAACAATTTCTATACTACTTATCAATTAGGAACCTTTTGCCGAGATCcgaaaattaatcattaaaataatctcCTGAACAAGGGCCAGATATCTTCATCCTCTCTCATAATACTGTGAATGAAGTGAAATAGAAAAAGATCCTGAAACAGTATACGCTTCCAAAGATTTCTCTTAACAAATAGGAGATCTGACAAATCTAAAAACAAGAGAAGCTTCTCCGATGTTGCCGATCGAGATCTGAGGAACACATGAACCTTGTTCTTCATTGATCGATGATAAAGGACCAAAATAAAAGCGTAGGTATCACAACTAGTGTTGCTTATACCTGTTCTTCGTATTCCAGAAATGGATCGAGTATCGTCCGATGTAAAATCTTCCAGATCTTGCAACTGAAGACGATCGAAAACTCTTCCGCTACGTGGTTCTCGTTTGAAGGTTTGATCCGTTATCAGCAAGAATAAATATACGATTATATAACAGAGACGACGACAACGGCTGAAGAATCGCCCGGCCAAACCTTATCTCCTCAAGACTTTCGATTTATCTATCTTTCTTCTGTTCTTTCTGCCTCTGGACGTGGCTGACAGTATTTCACGAACGATGACAAGGGAAACTCAGAGCCTCACCACGTATTTATGGTTGACTTAGGACCCAAAATACCCCTCCTTTTTATGACTAAAATACCCTCCCCTCTATGCCCTACCTAAaagtcaaatttttatttaatgtcaAAGTACTTCATGACGTGGAGTTTCGGAGATAAACGATTGGTTAATTCCACGTTATGCATCTCTATAATTATAGTTATTAATTGGACTTATTAGtgcaaataaatcaaaaaaaataagtttatttattgtataattaaaattatattattaaattgaataattttaaacaaataagaaaattaaatttgtccGATTTAACATTTAATCTATATAACGTGAGTGAGGTCTGATTTGGGCTCAAGCCCATCttaaaggaaaaataaataaataattatatattttttatgttaaaaatattatattattctctaattttttaattcttaaaatagataaaaatctAAACTAAATCTAGCAAATTCATTCATAAATTTTCCAAAAAACAATTCAAGCacgttacaaaaaaaaaaaaaaaaaatcaaatccacctttatgaaataaacaaaatcaaacttataaaaaaaaattaagaaatggctaataatttatttatttttattaaattatcttatttttataataaataggtATTTTAATACACATCAACTATTGAACTTTATAATGAGAATCAAAATTGAGGTGTATTTAGTCTAAAAAGAAACTTATGATACTAAATAATCTGTTCTttaattgaacaaaattttaatgaagatttaaaactttgtttattaCAACAATATGTATATgaatactaataaataataacatgaCTGTAAATGTTACTTTGACATATAAATGTTTACTTTTATATCCTAGTCAgcgttttatttaaattttatccaTCCTCTAACATGACTGTAACGAATGGAAAGTTAGCCAAGAGTGaagaaaagattaaaaaaaaaaattataacttaaaatcaATTAAGATGGTGAAATACCTATCTACAGGCTgacaaaaaagaaagaaaaataggAAAATCTAAAATCCTATTTAGACCTTAAATTGCTACTCAATGCACAAAGAAACCAGAGAGGATTCATCTTTTTGCTGGTGATAAATGTTCATCATATTCTGGAATTGCAGAGAATTTAGGACCAGAAGTATAAGTCCTGGCAGCGCTACATCGAAAAACCCTTTCTTCCCTAACGATATTCCTGTCATTGCTCCTCCTAATGTACCTATTTTCATTGTGATCGTCAAAATCATACCTGAACTGCTTAACAACACCGTTAGTGTCAAACCGTCTGACCCTACTACTACTATTATGAACCATTTCATACTGTTTTCTTCTATCATCGTCAAAGCTGTTGCTGCTGTCATACTTGCTTACCCTACTACCACTTCTATCATCATTATTACCTGATCGAAACTGCTCATCAAATTTTGACCGATTAAACATTCTTCCAGGTGGTGATCTTCTGCTGATACGATCAGAATCATCGTTCCATTTCTTGGAGGAAAATCTACCAGACGGCAATAAATTATCTTCTTCGTATGGGAGTCGTGTCCTCTCCATCTTGACTCCAATATATCTTCTTTCTCTTGGCGGCAACAAATTCCATGCAGGGGGGGATCGAGTTCTGGACCTAGACCTAGACCTGGATTTCCTGTTAGGTCTAGATAAATCAGCTCCTCTTCTTACATGAACAGGAGAAATGCATTGTTCTTTATTATCACTTGGGAAATCATTCCTGGTGCTTCTTCTTGTAAACCCTCCTCGACTTCTTCTGCTCCTCCTGCTATCATCTCTCATTGAAACTGTTCTCCTGCGCTCTATATAGTCGTTACCAGGTGATCTAGTGCGGGAAGGACCACCATAAGCACCGtctttataataatagtttttgtTTCTCGAATCCCAGTAGGAGGCCGAAGAAGAACCAACACAATCATCATCTTTGTTGTCTCTGTCTTCTTGTTGCAAGGAGGAAGAATTCACTCTCCTCGAAAACTTGTCTGATGCAGCACCCCTTTCTTCTAGGGTTAGGGCCCTTGATTCATCAACATGATTGGATCTGCAAATTAATAATAGAGCAACCATTTCTAAGAATTCACATAACTTATcacttaatctaaataattaaatgctcagttcaattaatttttttgataattgttatttaagatcacttaattatttaagtcCATATTCAACtcaaataacatttaaaaaaaattaactctaATCCTTGAAAATTAACCAAAGGATAAAATAGTCGTAGAATACTTTCCCAACTTTAATTCCATATTACATCAAATCAACttgaatatataatacttaaaatCAGATATCggtttcatttggtttattcagCAGTTATCTTTCACACACTAGATTAATTTGGCAGGTAAAATTCAGTATTCAGAACTTAATTTTTCAGTTTTATAAAGCTAAATAAATAACTGAGACACATAAGTAACAGGATTCGGGCATACCCAGTTTTCTTTGCATAAACAGCATCCTTCCAGTGCCTAACATCAGATCGTGATGGTCTTTCCAAATGCGAAAACATTTTTTTCCCTATAGATACCTTGGGTATACTCTCTGCTGCAAAAGTGGTGACTTTACCGTCAAGTGATTCATCAACacaattattgataaaattgagTCTTGAGCTGCTGACAGCATTAGTGGCTACACTTCTACCACTTGAAGCCTCACAACCTTCTGGCAATTGAAGATCACGTCCTGACTGTTGTTTAGTATTTGAACTAGCCGATTGTGTCAGTCCCATCATATCTTCACCTATTCCATCTTGCACAGCACTCTCCAGTGAAATCCCCTTCCTCATATTTTGGCATTCAGGAGAACTAGATTCTGGTGGGAAAAAATTAGAAGCATTATGCTCATTTTCCCCATCATCCCCATAGTCCAAAGAGTCAATTTCACattcaacttcattctcctcccTCAGCTCACCATCTTCGAAAGAGGACTCATAACCTGTCTGAGCCTCACTCATCTTCTCATTTACAACCATGCAACCATTCTCCATATTGGAAACAACAGAACTCATTGTAGACTTGTCAGGAGACTTATTGGACTGCAAGTGAACATTTGCAGCTTGTCCCAACTGCGTTTCTCCTCCTTGTTCAAATGATTCACAAGAAGAATTCATTATGCCTAACTTATTCACAGAATGCTCACCATTTACCGTTTGACAGGTCTCTGCTGTTATCACTATATCAGGGAAATGAGAAGGTTCCCTGAAATCTTCCTCATGGTTAACATCGTCATCGCTAGTGACTTTCCCAGAATAAACATCATGCTTAATTTGGGATTCATCATCATGCAAAGAAGAATCTTCTCTACTTTGCATGATATTGTTAAAAGAACGCATTTCGAAGATTTCAGAAGATGGACCACTACTAGCAAAATTATCCACAGGATACTGCACAAGAGGCAACAGAGCATGCTCAGGATCCCCACACAAGCCTGAACCTTCCATCTTCTGAAGCCTTTCACTGTGACTGCCACCATTAGGACAGCTTACAGCATCGTTTTGAAGATTGAGAATGGAATCATCAAAGGGTTGTTCCCACGCCTCCATAACAGTGTTCAAGTCCCAGTGTAACCTGTCATACTTCACAGAAGCAGATTGATTTATCACCTCACTGGCATAAACATCAGCAGCTTTCTGCAACTCAGCTGAAGGAATGTCTTGAATATCTGAAGGTTTCTGTTCAGCAAGCGGGTCTTCAACAAAATCATCAACTTCATCTACAGATGTCGCAGATTCTTTTGGTAGTTGCATTGAGGCAATGGTGTCAGTTATCTTTGCAGTTGAGGATTCATCTTCTATTGTCTCGTTTTTAACATGCTCAATATCATTGATCATACTACTGCAGGCAGTCTCTGCAAGAAGATCAATACCTGAGAAGTCCAAATGTCTTTTCCTACACATGGATTTAGGTGGCTTTCCATCTTTCAAACACTTGTCAACATCTTTAGGACTGAAAACAGCAACCACAGATTCATCCAAAGTCATTGCTCGTGAAGGGCATTCCAAATCTGCAGAACAGCATTGATCTGAAGCAACATTACCGTGTTGGGTTTTATTCAGCTTAGATTTTAGAGAAGAATGGGATTGCTTTCTAGCTGGTGGTGATGATGAATGGCGCAGAAGTCTCCTTTTCTTAAATGGTACATGCTGCACATGATCGGCAAACCGTCGCCCAAGAACAGCTACACCATGCTGCCAAACATATTACAAAGTTAACTTCGCAAGATTTTAAGATATGAAATACTAAGCAAAACTAGGAATATTACCTTCTCTGATTCAGAAACAGATGACCAGTCTCTTTGAGGACTCCTGGCATCCACTAGAACACTGTTAGCCCAGATTCTGGTCCCTTTTCTAGAAGTTCTAAAGCCTTTTGTAGTTGTCTTCCAACTTAACTCAGGATTTACAAAATTAGTGAGTTCAACACCAACTGTTCCCAACATGGTTGCAGTTTGAGTTTCTATTCCATGCACAATCACCTTCTCACAAGCTTTGCAGGGCCCCTTAGTGAGTACGTTAGTCTTTCGACCTATTAAATTAGTGCATACAGGAGTTCCAGAGTTGCAAAAACGAGTCTGCAAGAAGCACAATTTCCTTAACCTAACTTCTCGTGCAAGATAAAGCCCACATACTATACAATGTAGCAAAGCCCTGAGCTAAATCcataaagtaaaattaaaaaaattaatgaattaattaagcTGATTCTTCATTCaaacaatttgaaaataaaatctaGATCTGAATCTTGAATTTCTCCAGATATCCATATGCCATAAGAATGTGACCTCAGAATTATCATTTTCCATGGGAATAGCTTATGATTTTAGAATGCTCAAATATCCAGATGATTCAACCAGATGATTTTAGTCTATCAAACATGTGTATTTGAATGTGCGTTTCACTTCAACAAATACTTATACAGATTTAGGAAATGAGGAAAATTATATTAACCTGTTCCTGCTCAATACTAGAGGCAACGCACTAGAAATTCTCAAATCAATCTCTAGAAGGCAAAAGAGAACACCATGTATAAAAGGACCTAAAATGATTCcatgaagaaaaatatataaatttcgAATTGAATAAAGGAGGGTAAAACGGAGCTAACCACACACCATGTAATCAAACACCACATTAGGCTCCTTCTACACACATGGTAGAATAATGCATCATAGGTGGACAGATCTGAATATCCTGTTTATAGCCAAGAATTAACCACTGGTAAGATTAACTATGGAAACCAGAGGCATGATGTATGACAACTAATATATCTGATACAAAGCAGAAAACAAACTGCAAGCATATGCCTCCCCAAAAATCTTTAGGGTCAAGAAAATAGTTCAAAAAGGAGATATGGGAAAAAACACCAACAGTACACGCcataattttgttgaatttgCGGAAAAAATGGTTGAAAACAGGTGCAATTTTCTTCTATAAAGGATATTTaagttcaaattaaaattatttttgcattgtGCAAATACTCTTAAATGACAACATCATAGGTTTCTCAAAAAACAAAGACCCCACATCTGCTGCTAAATAATCAACCATCATCACGGAGATGAATCTTCAAACCAAGAACAAAATGGTGTTGTAACTTTCTTCAGGCCAACTTCACTTTCCCCCAAAAAGATAAAACTATCTTGAAGATCATCCAAAAAGAAACAAGCACTATCAAGAGGAATTCTAGAACAAGCCTTAAGAAACATGCTGCTTCAGGAAAAAATATCGGTGAGGAGTCGGACAGGATCTGTAAAGTTTATCATCCattgagaaaaagaaaaggcATGATTTAACGATATCCATACAGCAGAAGAAATTTTCGATATTTGCATGTGGATTTTTCATCAACGCGTCCAAGGAAGAATCTCCTTCAAAACATCAGAAGAATCTTTTCTATACTAATCAATTAGGGACCTTTTGCTTAGATCGGAAAATTACAAGTCGATACGGCGATTCTGATAATCTCCTGAACAAGGGCTAGATATCATCTTCCTCTCCAGCCTCAGGAGATTGTACTGTGAATGAAgcgaaataataaaaaaaatcttgaaacAGTATATGCTTGCAAAGAATTCGCATAACAAATGGGAGATCTGTCGAATCCTGAAACAATGGAATCATTCCGGCGTTCCTGGATGAGATCTGAGGAACTCAGGCACCTCATTCTTCACTGATCGGTGATAAAGGACCAAAATAAAAGCGTAGTTATCAATCAAGACTAGTGTTACTTGTACCTGTTCTTCAGATTCCAGAAAAAGCTTCGGCGAAGAATCACCCGATGGAAAACATAGAGTCCGGCGAAGATGCCTTCTGCACGCGAAAAATCTTCCA
It encodes the following:
- the LOC124923949 gene encoding uncharacterized protein LOC124923949 isoform X4, giving the protein MLGTVGVELTNFVNPELSWKTTTKGFRTSRKGTRIWANSVLVDARSPQRDWSSVSESEKHGVAVLGRRFADHVQHVPFKKRRLLRHSSSPPARKQSHSSLKSKLNKTQHGNVASDQCCSADLECPSRAMTLDESVVAVFSPKDVDKCLKDGKPPKSMCRKRHLDFSGIDLLAETACSSMINDIEHVKNETIEDESSTAKITDTIASMQLPKESATSVDEVDDFVEDPLAEQKPSDIQDIPSAELQKAADVYASEVINQSASVKYDRLHWDLNTVMEAWEQPFDDSILNLQNDAVSCPNGGSHSERLQKMEGSGLCGDPEHALLPLVQYPVDNFASSGPSSEIFEMRSFNNIMQSREDSSLHDDESQIKHDVYSGKVTSDDDVNHEEDFREPSHFPDIVITAETCQTVNGEHSVNKLGIMNSSCESFEQGGETQLGQAANVHLQSNKSPDKSTMSSVVSNMENGCMVVNEKMSEAQTGYESSFEDGELREENEVECEIDSLDYGDDGENEHNASNFFPPESSSPECQNMRKGISLESAVQDGIGEDMMGLTQSASSNTKQQSGRDLQLPEGCEASSGRSVATNAVSSSRLNFINNCVDESLDGKVTTFAAESIPKVSIGKKMFSHLERPSRSDVRHWKDAVYAKKTGSNHVDESRALTLEERGAASDKFSRRVNSSSLQQEDRDNKDDDCVGSSSASYWDSRNKNYYYKDGAYGGPSRTRSPGNDYIERRRTVSMRDDSRRSRRSRGGFTRRSTRNDFPSDNKEQCISPVHVRRGADLSRPNRKSRSRSRSRTRSPPAWNLLPPRERRYIGVKMERTRLPYEEDNLLPSGRFSSKKWNDDSDRISRRSPPGRMFNRSKFDEQFRSGNNDDRSGSRVSKYDSSNSFDDDRRKQYEMVHNSSSRVRRFDTNGVVKQFRYDFDDHNENRYIRRSNDRNIVREERVFRCSAARTYTSGPKFSAIPEYDEHLSPAKR
- the LOC124923949 gene encoding uncharacterized protein LOC124923949 isoform X3; amino-acid sequence: MTRFCNSGTPVCTNLIGRKTNVLTKGPCKACEKVIVHGIETQTATMLGTVGVELTNFVNPELSWKTTTKGFRTSRKGTRIWANSVLVDARSPQRDWSSVSESEKHGVAVLGRRFADHVQHVPFKKRRLLRHSSSPPARKQSHSSLKSKLNKTQHGNVASDQCCSADLECPSRAMTLDESVVAVFSPKDVDKCLKDGKPPKSMCRKRHLDFSGIDLLAETACSSMINDIEHVKNETIEDESSTAKITDTIASMQLPKESATSVDEVDDFVEDPLAEQKPSDIQDIPSAELQKAADVYASEVINQSASVKYDRLHWDLNTVMEAWEQPFDDSILNLQNDAVSCPNGGSHSERLQKMEGSGLCGDPEHALLPLVQYPVDNFASSGPSSEIFEMRSFNNIMQSREDSSLHDDESQIKHDVYSGKVTSDDDVNHEEDFREPSHFPDIVITAETCQTVNGEHSVNKLGIMNSSCESFEQGGETQLGQAANVHLQSNKSPDKSTMSSVVSNMENGCMVVNEKMSEAQTGYESSFEDGELREENEVECEIDSLDYGDDGENEHNASNFFPPESSSPECQNMRKGISLESAVQDGIGEDMMGLTQSASSNTKQQSGRDLQLPEGCEASSGRSVATNAVSSSRLNFINNCVDESLDGKVTTFAAESIPKVSIGKKMFSHLERPSRSDVRHWKDAVYAKKTGSNHVDESRALTLEERGAASDKFSRRVNSSSLQQEDRDNKDDDCVGSSSASYWDSRNKNYYYKDGAYGGPSRTRSPGNDYIERRRTVSMRDDSRRSRRSRGGFTRRSTRNDFPSDNKEQCISPVHVRRGADLSRPNRKSRSRSRSRTRSPPAWNLLPPRERRYIGVKMERTRLPYEEDNLLPSGRFSSKKWNDDSDRISRRSPPGRMFNRSKFDEQFRSGNNDDRSGSRVSKYDSSNSFDDDRRKQYEMVHNSSSRVRRFDTNGVVKQFRYDFDDHNENRYIRRSNDRNIVREERVFRCSAARTYTSGPKFSAIPEYDEHLSPAKR